In Paenibacillus sp. 1781tsa1, one DNA window encodes the following:
- a CDS encoding IclR family transcriptional regulator: MEDRKLTVRAVERALDILLCFTTRSDLGLTEIASQIGLHKSTVHRLMATLEDRGFVIRDAATEKYRLGIRIWELSAHMSRSDDPAILLLPAMERLRDRLGETVSLYLRDGSERIRIQAVQSDQAIRRVAPVGVRLPLSVGASSKVLMAFATDEDREELMNGPEWPVFIDPAVYLAQMGDIRDNGYATSYEEREPGAAAVSVPIMDRRGNIAAALSVSGPVSRLSQETLHEYAPVLKEAATQMGLMLS, encoded by the coding sequence ATGGAAGATCGTAAGTTAACCGTCCGGGCTGTGGAACGGGCGCTGGATATATTATTATGTTTTACCACTCGCAGTGATCTGGGACTCACCGAGATTGCCAGCCAGATCGGCCTGCACAAAAGTACAGTGCACCGTTTGATGGCTACGCTGGAGGATCGAGGGTTCGTGATCCGCGATGCAGCGACAGAGAAGTACCGACTTGGCATCCGAATCTGGGAGCTGTCGGCTCATATGTCTCGCAGTGATGATCCCGCTATTCTGCTGCTGCCTGCGATGGAGCGACTGAGAGATCGATTGGGGGAGACCGTGAGTCTGTACCTGCGTGATGGCAGTGAACGGATTCGGATTCAGGCTGTGCAAAGTGATCAGGCGATTCGCCGAGTCGCTCCCGTTGGTGTTAGACTTCCGCTGTCTGTGGGCGCTTCCAGCAAAGTCTTGATGGCGTTTGCCACGGATGAGGATCGTGAGGAACTGATGAACGGGCCGGAATGGCCGGTGTTTATTGATCCGGCGGTGTATTTGGCGCAGATGGGAGATATCCGGGATAACGGGTATGCGACAAGTTATGAGGAGCGTGAGCCGGGAGCTGCCGCGGTATCTGTACCGATTATGGATCGCAGAGGCAATATTGCAGCTGCCCTCTCGGTCTCAGGGCCTGTCAGTCGACTCTCGCAGGAGACATTGCATGAATACGCACCGGTGCTAAAGGAAGCTGCTACGCAGATGGGCCTCATGTTATCCTGA
- the thiC gene encoding phosphomethylpyrimidine synthase ThiC gives MEQEHNGQQVEKETSAAGRVQPFPGSRKVYIQGSRPDIAVPEREIALHDTNTPQGVEHNEPLRVYDTSGPMTDPAFHADIRAGLPTLRTRWITERGDVEAYQGRTVKPEDNGLKPGGKRAGAEEYPGLRGKPLRAQSGRCVTQMHYARQGVITAEMEFAAIREGVEPEFVRQELASGRAILPSNINHPESEPMLIGRHFHVKINANIGNSAVSSSIEEEVEKMSWAVRWGSDTVMDLSTGKNIHTTREWIIRNSPVPIGTVPLYQALEKVNGEAEALTWELYRDTLIEQAEQGVDYFTIHAGVLLRYIPMTAKRMTGIVSRGGSIMAAWCLAHHQENFLYTHFEEICEIMKRYDVAFSLGDGLRPGSIYDANDEAQMAELATLGELTQIAWKHDVQVMIEGPGHVPMHKIKENVDLQMEICQEAPFYTLGPLTTDIAPGYDHITSAIGAAMIGWFGTSMLCYVTPKEHLGLPNKDDVREGVIAYKIAAHAADLAKGHPRAQRRDDALSKARFEFRWRDQFNLSLDPERALSYHDETLPAEGAKEAHFCSMCGPKFCSMRITQDIRAYAAEQKLPEDEAVAAGMQAKAEEYRMR, from the coding sequence ATGGAACAGGAACATAACGGTCAGCAGGTGGAAAAGGAAACAAGCGCGGCCGGACGGGTTCAGCCCTTTCCGGGCAGCCGCAAAGTCTACATTCAGGGCTCACGGCCGGACATAGCTGTACCGGAGCGTGAGATAGCCCTTCATGACACGAATACTCCCCAAGGGGTGGAGCATAACGAACCGCTGCGTGTCTACGATACGAGCGGCCCCATGACGGATCCCGCATTTCATGCGGATATCCGTGCAGGTCTGCCAACCCTGCGCACCCGCTGGATCACAGAGCGTGGCGATGTCGAAGCTTATCAGGGCCGTACGGTTAAACCGGAGGATAACGGATTAAAGCCCGGCGGAAAGAGAGCCGGCGCCGAAGAGTACCCCGGATTACGTGGCAAACCCCTGCGGGCACAGAGCGGACGCTGCGTGACCCAGATGCACTACGCGAGGCAGGGAGTCATTACGGCAGAGATGGAATTCGCCGCCATTCGTGAGGGCGTGGAACCGGAATTTGTACGGCAGGAGCTGGCGAGTGGACGGGCGATTCTGCCATCCAACATCAACCATCCGGAGAGTGAGCCAATGTTGATCGGTCGTCATTTTCACGTGAAGATCAATGCTAACATTGGTAATTCTGCCGTATCCTCTTCCATCGAGGAAGAGGTCGAGAAGATGTCTTGGGCGGTACGCTGGGGATCGGATACCGTGATGGATCTGTCCACAGGTAAAAACATTCATACTACCCGGGAATGGATCATCCGTAATTCACCGGTGCCGATTGGTACGGTGCCGCTGTATCAGGCGCTGGAGAAGGTGAATGGAGAGGCTGAAGCGCTGACCTGGGAATTATACCGTGACACGCTCATTGAGCAGGCAGAGCAGGGCGTGGACTACTTTACGATTCATGCAGGCGTGCTGCTGCGTTATATCCCTATGACTGCCAAGCGGATGACAGGCATTGTGTCCCGGGGCGGTTCCATTATGGCAGCATGGTGCCTTGCGCATCATCAGGAGAATTTTTTGTACACTCATTTTGAAGAAATCTGCGAGATTATGAAAAGGTATGATGTGGCTTTTTCGCTGGGAGATGGACTTCGTCCAGGCAGTATCTACGATGCGAATGATGAAGCACAGATGGCGGAACTGGCTACGCTCGGGGAACTGACGCAGATCGCATGGAAGCATGATGTGCAGGTGATGATCGAAGGGCCGGGTCACGTGCCGATGCATAAGATCAAAGAGAATGTGGATCTGCAGATGGAGATATGCCAAGAGGCACCGTTCTACACACTTGGACCACTGACGACCGACATTGCCCCGGGATACGACCATATTACGTCCGCCATTGGTGCGGCCATGATTGGCTGGTTTGGCACGTCGATGCTCTGTTATGTTACGCCAAAAGAACATTTGGGCCTGCCCAACAAGGATGATGTGCGGGAAGGGGTCATCGCCTACAAGATCGCAGCTCATGCCGCTGATCTGGCAAAAGGCCATCCGCGTGCTCAACGCCGCGATGACGCATTGTCCAAGGCACGGTTCGAGTTCCGCTGGCGTGACCAGTTCAACCTTTCGCTGGACCCGGAACGGGCGCTGTCCTACCATGATGAGACGCTACCGGCAGAAGGGGCCAAAGAAGCTCATTTCTGCTCCATGTGCGGACCTAAGTTCTGTAGCATGCGCATTACGCAGGACATTCGTGCTTACGCTGCTGAACAGAAATTGCCTGAAGACGAGGCCGTAGCCGCAGGGATGCAGGCGAAGGCTGAGGAGTACCGGATGCGGTAG
- a CDS encoding aspartate/glutamate racemase family protein, protein MITIGCFHAHYSNIALIEETLAAYEVELVHYVDPGLDRLKHDADFSEVVIHKKVAQTLQWIAECHADAILVTCTLFATVLEQEATQVPVPVIGIDDPLLQEMRRVPGDYIIAFTNPATIEGTMARVNQALQQEDENGQLHIAKTYQTEAVCIPGTFELIMRGDQQGYLEVVREGLQQIAEQYPGKAVVAAQLSMAPAAAQVTADTGIAIHSPLALLAAYLEKNLGVTRQ, encoded by the coding sequence ATGATCACCATCGGTTGTTTTCACGCTCACTATTCCAACATCGCCTTAATTGAAGAGACGCTTGCTGCTTATGAAGTTGAATTGGTCCATTACGTCGATCCAGGTCTGGATCGTCTTAAACATGACGCTGACTTTTCCGAGGTCGTCATTCACAAGAAGGTAGCCCAGACGCTCCAATGGATCGCCGAGTGTCATGCCGATGCTATTCTGGTCACGTGTACCCTGTTTGCGACAGTACTGGAGCAGGAAGCCACACAGGTCCCTGTGCCTGTGATCGGCATAGATGATCCGCTATTGCAGGAGATGCGGCGAGTACCAGGAGATTACATCATCGCATTCACCAACCCAGCAACCATTGAAGGAACGATGGCACGGGTGAATCAGGCATTACAGCAAGAGGATGAGAATGGGCAACTACACATTGCCAAGACATATCAGACGGAAGCGGTATGCATTCCTGGGACATTTGAATTGATTATGCGTGGGGATCAGCAAGGGTATCTTGAAGTGGTACGTGAGGGATTACAGCAGATTGCTGAGCAGTATCCGGGTAAAGCGGTAGTGGCAGCCCAACTGTCTATGGCTCCCGCAGCTGCTCAGGTTACAGCAGACACGGGCATTGCGATCCATAGTCCGCTGGCATTGCTTGCGGCGTATTTGGAGAAGAATTTGGGTGTGACTCGACAGTAG
- a CDS encoding zinc ribbon domain-containing protein: MNVTVCQSCGMPLTTPVQFGTEADGSTTREYCIYCYKEGQFAQPGISLEGMTEMCTAILKDEGMDEESARSMLRNQLPFLKRWRTNTTDQHEESLEENAPTSAIPGQVTTTQSLSAQPVRYVTLPGKRLAGISARTTNAIEISGKGCIHGLWNNYFASEHLPAPEAARYGCYTDYTDGITGEYTILVGHEVSPEESLPEGLDDILLPPATYAIFTSRKGPMAEVVSEAWGAVWAWERQSDRTFTGDFELYDERSLNPESVQVDIYIAVRQSR; the protein is encoded by the coding sequence ATGAACGTTACTGTATGTCAAAGCTGCGGCATGCCACTCACCACCCCTGTTCAATTCGGAACGGAAGCAGATGGAAGCACAACCCGTGAATACTGTATCTATTGTTACAAAGAGGGCCAGTTCGCGCAGCCCGGTATTTCACTCGAAGGCATGACGGAGATGTGCACTGCCATTCTGAAGGACGAGGGCATGGATGAAGAATCCGCTCGTTCGATGCTGCGTAATCAGCTCCCTTTTTTGAAACGTTGGCGCACGAATACAACGGATCAACATGAAGAATCTCTGGAGGAAAACGCTCCCACTTCTGCTATACCTGGCCAGGTTACAACAACTCAATCGTTATCTGCCCAGCCCGTTCGTTATGTCACGCTCCCAGGCAAACGTCTTGCCGGCATATCCGCCCGCACAACCAATGCCATTGAGATTAGTGGCAAAGGCTGTATCCACGGACTCTGGAACAATTATTTTGCCTCAGAGCACCTCCCTGCACCCGAAGCTGCCCGCTATGGCTGTTACACGGATTACACCGATGGCATAACCGGAGAGTACACCATACTGGTTGGGCATGAGGTCAGTCCGGAAGAATCATTACCTGAAGGATTGGACGACATTCTGCTCCCGCCTGCAACTTACGCCATATTCACTTCCAGAAAAGGGCCAATGGCAGAGGTTGTTAGCGAAGCATGGGGAGCCGTGTGGGCATGGGAGAGACAAAGTGATCGTACGTTCACCGGGGATTTTGAATTGTATGATGAACGCAGCCTGAATCCCGAAAGTGTACAAGTCGATATATACATCGCCGTTCGCCAAAGTAGATAA